The sequence below is a genomic window from Parachlamydiales bacterium.
AGCCATGTCGATCGAATCCATGCCAAGGTCAGCATCTAGTGCCATATCACTTTTAATAGTGGAGGGGTCAACCTCAGCAAGCTGTCCTAATTTCTGATATATTTTTTGTCGTACGGCAGGAGGGATTTTAATATCCTCATTTTTTAAAACGTTATCTTGCGCTTGAACGTGCAAGGGAAGGTATTGCTCACCCCACATACTGTAGGAGACTAAGTTTAAGGAATCACCGGGTAGAAGTTCTTTGGTTGTTGAAAGACCGTCCGGTTGATTGTACCAGTTTTCAAGGTAACGGTTGAGTTCCAGCCTGGATGCTAGGCGAGGGAAATCTGCAGGTGCGGGTTCGAAGCTGACAATAATCTCTCTACGAGGAGTGAAGAAAATCAGGTTTTTAAAGATGATTTTCAATCCCCATAAGAACTTCTCGCCAAGAGAAGGTGCTTTAGAAAGAATGGCTCGGGAAAAACTGCTCCCCCATAGACCTTTGATACGTACTAAAACGATGTTAGTTTCAGGAGCCTCGCTAAGAATCTTTTGGATTCCTGATGCGCCGCCCACAACTTCTTTCTGGGTGTATTTAACTTTACCGGCTGGATAAATAAGAAAATTCTCCCCTCTTCTCAAACCATCGACGACTTCATCAAAAACCTTTTCAGTTTTCTTCTTTTTAAGGCTATTGCTACTTGTCTGAAAGTTAGGTACGGGAAGCGAATTTAGAAAACGCATGATCCAGTGTATGCCGGGAAGATAGTACATATATTCCACGATCATGGGGCGGATTGGATATGTTTTAAAAACAGTGAGGGGAACGAGGACGGGATCAATAAAATAGGAGGGGTGGTTAGGCAGGAAGAGAACACCCCCGGGATTTTTTAACGTTTGTTTATTAAGGTGTTCGGCACCTTCAATTTTAATTCTGTAGCGAAACCATAACATAAACCCTAAAGTTTTCATCATCAACCATTGGACGATAGTTTTCACGGTTTAGCTCCTAATTCTGATTTGATTGGAATTGAATAATACACTTTTCATCAAATAATGTGCAGGGTGATAATAGGTTTTTCGTAAAGAATCGCTTAATTTATGCATCTAAATTCAGAAAATATCACACGTTTCGCCCCTAGTCCAACAGGACATCTGCATCTTGGGCATATATTATCTATGGCTTTTGTTTATGGAATAGCCGAAAAACAAAATGCCAAGGTATTACTGCGTATTGAAGACCATGATAAAGAACGATGCAAAGAAGAATATGTGGAAAGTATCCTTAAGGACATTGAATGGCTAGGTTTACTCCCGAATAATTGGGATGATATTCAAACTAAAGGAAAGGAACACCTTTATCGCCAGAGCTTTAGAACTGAAAGATATAAAAAAGCCTTAGCTGAGCTGAATCTTACTGGAGAAACCTATCACTGTCATTGTTCGCGAGCAGAAATCCTTTCCCGTACGAACGCATTGTCATCTAAAAACGAAGAGCTATACTATGACGGGTTATGCAGAACAGAAAATTTTCAGTCAGGTCTAGTGCGCATGGTCATGCCTTCTAAAGAACTTGTCTTTATGGATGGAATCCAGGGGAAGTGTATTCAAAACCCCTCAATGCAATGCGGGGACATGCTTTTAGTCGATAGAATGCAGAATTACACCTATAACTTTGCTGTTGTAGTAGATGATATTTATGACAAAATAAATGTAATTATTAGAGGTGTTGACCTTTTATCCTGCACAGCACGTCAAAATTATTTAAGAGATAAACTAGGTTCCGTTGAGGTTCCCCTATTCTTCCATCATCCTTTGATTCTAGATTCCCAAGGTCAAAAGCTCAGCAAACGATTAAAATCTACAGGCATCGCTTCATTACGTGAAGCAGGGATGAAGCCCGCGGAAGTATTAGGTCTTGCCTTCCATCAAGCCGGGATAATAGAATCGATACAACCTATTGATAAGAGTAAATTATCCCCATTATGCCAAGTTGCGCTGCCATAGCAGTTGTTTTAACCTCCGATAGAAAGCAGGTCCTGCTTGTACAAAGACGCGATACACCTGTTTGGGTCCTTCCCGGTGGAGGAGTAGATGAAGGTGAAAATCCTTCCGACGCAGCAGTCAGAGAAACATTGGAAGAAGCAGGTGTTCATGTCTCAGTGGTGCGGCTTGCAGCAAAATATGCACCTTTAAACAAGATGGGAAAAGAGACTTATCTCTTTGAATGCATACCCGTAAGCGGGATCGCCCGTCCAACAGAAGAGGCGCGTCAGGCAGCTTATTTCCCTGTAGATAAACTACCTTCGGCTTTCTTTTTTATTCATGGCTTTTGGTTGAGGGATACTCTGGAAAACCACGCTGAAACTCTATATAAACCTTTAGAAGGTGTGACGTACGCTCAATTCATAAAATTTTTCGTACGCCACCCATGGGTAACTTTACGCTATGCTATTTCCCGTTTGGGACTGCCTTGGAATTCGCGCTGACAGGAGTTTTAGCTGATTCATTCTTAGAATTTCCATTGGAATGCACGCTGCCTTGTTCAGTTTTAGCTTTTTCCTCGTACTCTTTACGTTTTTCATCCCAGATCTTGAGGTTCTTTTTCTCCATGGCGCATTCGTACCCTTGGATATGGAACATCAGCTTGAATTTTTCCCATTCTTCCGCAAAATCACTGACTGATTTGAAATCCACAGTTTGTTTAATACAAACAATTTGAAAGAGTAATTTATGAGCGCTAACAACTTTCTTCGGAGTTTCTTCCTCATCGGGCTTTATCTTTTGCATCAGAAAAAAAGTCGTAATCAAATTAGCTGTTTGGTCTGATAACCTATCTTTCGTCATGATCCAACGAACGTATTCATTACGATTTTCCGGTGTCGTTGTCTTTGTGTCTTTTATCTTAGCGACAGCCTTCACCATAGTTTCAACATACTGATCGATCTGATCATAAACCATGTCGTCATGATAAATTCCGCAAGGCATTTGGCAATGCGCATGTAAACCGAAGCAGACAAAAAACGAAGCTATAAAAAAACTTAGCACATTTTTTTTCATTGTAACCCCCTTGTTTTAAACGACTACACTACATATTCACTGCAGTTTTGACAAGTTTTTTGTTTTCTAATTGTAAAATATTGTCTTTAAAATATAATCCAAAAAATATTTTAAACAACCTAGGAGTAGAGTTTTATGATACTGCAAAATGCTGTAAAAAGAGTTGTATACTTTCTAACGGCACTAGCTTTAACTCATTCTGCGTGGTTGCCCGTGAATGCCCTTCACGCTAATGCAACCATCTGCGAAAATGAAGTACCAGCTTGTACCGAAAATGTTGATTATGTCTATTATCCCGCGCCCACATACTATCCTACAGAAAATACCTGTTCTAGCAGCTGGTCTTGCGGCCCTCTGACTTATCTTCTAGTAGGTGTTTTAGCAGTTGCTGCAGGCGTTGGTCTATCCAGCGGATCCCACCATTCTAAGGGTGTAAAAAATGAAATTAATATGAACGTCGGCAGCGGCACTGCAAGCAGCGGCGACGGTGTGACTGGCACAACTGGCGGTTCCAATAACGGAACAACTGGCGGTGGCGGCGGCGGCGGCGGTGGCGATGGCGCTGCCGGTCCTCCAGGTCCTGCAGGTCCTCAAGGCGCAGCAGGTCCTACTGGAGCTGCCGGAGCCCAAGGTTCTCAAGGTATAGCAGGTCCTAGTGGTGCTCCTGGTGTTCAAGGCCCAGCAGGTGATCCTGGTGCTGCAGGTCCTACGGGTGCTGCAGGTCCTCCTGGATCAGCAGGCGCAACTGGTGCTGCAGGTCCTCCTGGATCAGCGGGTGCAACTGGTGCTGCAGGTGCTCCAGGCTCAATAGGCCCAACAGGCACTCAAGGTCCTCAAGGTATTGCTGGCCCTCAAGGCCCTATCGGTGCACAAGGTCCTATAGGCGCACAAGGTCCTACTGGAGCTCCGGGTGTGCAAGGTCCTCCGGGAGTTTTAGAGTTCCCTACAGGTCCTGCATCGCTAACATTTACGTTCACACCTAACTTAGTTGTGCCTTTATTAACCGGTTCATGGAGAGGTGTTATTGTCACTCCAGACCAGCAGATATTGACCACAACTGTGTTCGATTTATCGATCTTAGGTGCACCGCAGGCCATCACTATCCCTGCGCCTGCAGTGATTGGAACGTATGAGATTGTATTCCTAGTAGAGTCCCCTATATCCTTATTGGGTTCAACATTAGGAACTGCCACTGTAACTAACAGCGTCAACGGCGATTCGCAGACATTCCTGCCGATCACTGCGTTGACAACTGAAGGTGCTCAGGTTACTTTCGAATATTCCTATGGACCTACAATAGTAAACTAGCAGCTTTTTGGAGTGCACGTGAAGACGTGTGCTCCAAAATCTTTTCAAGTAGTGATCATTCTGCTATCTTTCCAGATAAAAGTTATCATGCATTATATAAGAGCAGCGTTAGCATACAGTTGGGTGTGGATTAGTACACTGACCATTGCGGTAGTCTATTGGTATGGGCATTTGCGTCTGGTAGAGGAAAAGCATGTGTACATTCAGCGTTATGAAATGCTACAAACACAGATAGCTGAAGTCAGGCAAAGGCAAAAAAAGTTAAATTTACTTATTCAACATCAGGATAATCCTCAGTTGATAGAATGGACATTGATAAACTATTTAGGATTAATCCCAGAAGGTACGACAAAGGTGCTTATTACTAAAGAGACTGATAAGTAGATGGAAACGCTTACGTTTGTATTATTGCTCCTCCTTCTTACTTTAGCTTCAGCATACTTTTCCGGATCAGAAGTTGCGCTTTTTTCATTACCCGAGTTAAAAGTTCACACCTTCTCCCAATCCACGGATAGCCGCCAACGCAGGGTAGCGGAGCTTTTGAATTCCCCCCGTGATTTGCTAGTGACGATATTCATATTGAATACCTTGGTCAATATCCTTATTCAGAACATTGCTTCACACATCTTCCGTTTTACTCCCGGCTGGACTTTTAAAGTGGGATTTCCTTTAGTGTTAACATTGTTGTTAGGCGAGATTATCCCTAAGTATGTCTCGTTACACTATAACATTACTATTGCCCAGGCAGTTGCCCCTTCCATCAATTTTCTGCAAAACTTGCTATCCCCTGTACGCCGTTGGACTATAGCCATCACATCACCCATTTCTAGGCTTCTATTTTTCTTTTTACGCAAAGAGCCCGGCATCACCAAAGAAGAAGTAGAGCATGCCTTAAAAACAGCACATCAGCAAAAAATTTTGACCGATCAAGAAATTGAGCTTGTGCAAGGGTATGTTGATCTCCTCGATGCAGACATTTCAGATATTATGCGACCTAAAGATGAGATACTCTATTATGATATCCATACTCCTCTTTCCAAGTTGACCCATCTTTTCGCGGACGAAAAATGCACCCGTATTCCCGTATGTGATAAGTATCTGGACAACATCTTAGGCATATTGAGCGCTAATGCATATTTTGTTGGCCAAACGAAATTCCATGAAGGGAAAGATATTGTTAAAGTCTTGCAGAAGCCCATTTTCATACCTGAGCAGACACCTGCAAGGTTACTGATCAAAAGGTTTTTTAGAGAGAATGAGCAGTTTTCCTTAGTTGTCGATGAGTACGGCAATCTTACAGGCTTGATCACATTAGAGGACCTTGCAGAAGTAGTCATCGGCAGCGTGACAGATTCACGTGATCAAAAGGCTTTGTATTCAAAAGCCGGAAAAAATGAAATTATTGCTAGTGGTAGGCTTGAATTGGATGAGTTGAATGAAATTTTTGATACTGACCTTGAAAGCGATAATGTTGTAACTGTGGGTGGGTGGCTTATCGAACAGTTAGATGGCTTTCCGGCTCCCGGAACAAAATATGAGAAAGATGGTTTGCTTTTTCAAGTCATTGCAGTCTTACCCCGCAAAATAGAGAGGGTTCTTATCCAGAAGAAAAATTCACCGCAAAAACCTAAAGGATCTAAATAATGGACTCTGCAGTGGGGTGGATGATCTTTAACCTATTCACGGTTTTAGCCTTAGCGTTTTATTCTATGGTCGAAATGGCCTGTGTATCCGTCAACAAAGCCCGTTTGCAATTCTATGCCATCAATGGAAGCTGGCGTGCTCAGCTTTTGCAGAAGCTCTTAAATAATCCATCTTGGCTCTTTAGCACGACGCTTATCGGAGTGAATGTCGCTACTTTCGTAGGATCTGAATGCGCGCGCGAATTCTACTCTAGCTTAGGCCTGGATCCGGACCTTGCACCCTTAACACAAGTGATCCTTGTTGTCGTCATTGGCGAGCTAGCCCCCATGTTTGCGGCCCGTAAATTTTCCGAGCATGTGGCTCTTTTAGGAGCACCGCTACTTTACCTTTCGGCTAAAATATTATTTCCCATCACATGGTCGATTGAGTTCCTTACCAATTTTGTAGATAAGCTCTTGGGAAGCAAATCCCATTCACATGAATTGCTTATGGGAAAAGACGAGCTTCTGAAAATGGTTGAAGGGCAGGAAGTTGCCCCCTCGGAAGGATCCGACTCACATGAACTGAATAACGTGGCTTCAGCTCTATTTAATTTGCATACATTTTCGGCCAAAGACCTTATGCAGCCTTTGCAGCCTGCTAACATGCTTCCCTCAGATGCAACAATCACGCAGCTTAGGAATTTTCTTCGCAAGAGTCCCCAAAATTACTTCCCCATCTACCACCGTCGTCCTAATAACATTGTAGGGATACTTCATGCCCGCGACGTGGTGCGCGCTCCAGAAAACCATCGTGTTTCACAGTATGCGCAGCCTCCGTGGTTCATCACCTTAAATACCTCTATAGGGGATATCATCCAGCAGTTTAGAAGAAACAATCAGAGGATTGCATTCATCCTTGGCGAGGGTGGTAAAACCGTGGGGTATCTAACATTTTCAGCTCTTATTCAGCATGCCTTCGGGGGACAACGTCAAGTCAAAAATGTCAAGCAGTATAAGCAAGCATTCCTTCTTCACGAGAAAACTTTGGACGGCTCTATCACCGTTAAAGAGTTTAAAAATCGCTATGGAATCTCATTAGATGAAGATGAAACGTTAACGCTAGAGCAGCTAATAATCCAAGAAGTAGGGCAACATCCGAATGTAAGTGACAGCGTCATCATCGGCCCCTATAAACTTACGGTGAAATCTACGACTCTACTGGGTGTTAGAACGATTGCTATATCCAGCATCATTTAGGGTAATGTTCATGCTAAATCTTGCGGGCTCTGTTCACCTGTGCAATGATAATTTCACATGCCTGATGAATTTCAAGCTCTGTGGTCATTCTTGAAAGTGAAAACCTAATGGAGGACAATACCCTTGAACGGTCGTAACCCATATTTAATAGGATTCTTGAGGGTTCTAATGTGCCAGCACTGCAAGCTGACCCCATACTAGCAGCAATGCCTTGCTGGTCTAGTTGGTAAAGCAGCGATTCCCCGTCTACACCCATAAAGGCAAGATTGGAAGTATTGCACAAACGTAGGCCTTCCCCATTAACCAGGACATTCTTTAGATTTGTCTGAATCTGTAATTCGAATTTATCTCTAAGGGTTCTCATACGTAAGCAAGCAGTTTCAAAATCACCTTCTATACATTCCACAGCTTTAGACACTGCTACAATACCGGCCATATTTTCTGTACCAGCACGCCGCCCTTGTTGTTGATGTCCACCTTTTAAAAGGGATTCTAACTTGATTCCAGGTGTTACGACTGCTATGCCAATGCCTGCAGGAGCGAAAATCTTATGCCCGCTGAAACTCCACATTATTTTACCCGACAGCTGAGGCACCGGCAGTTTGCCAAGCCATGCCACACCATCAAAGAACACAGGGATGTTATGTTTCTCAGCTATAGCAGCTATGGAAGAAATGTCTGTGATCACCCCCGTTTCATTGTTTGCGGCAATAACAGAGATAAGCTTTGTGGAAGGCTTGATGGCAGCTTCGATCTGAGCCGGGGTGATTGCGCCGAATGTTCCTACGGAAAGCTTCTCCACATCCCATCCCTTGCAGGATAAGTAGTTTAAAGTTCCGTCTACGGCAGCATGCTCAACGTTTGTTGACAGGATATGCCCTTTTTCTTGATTCGCACAAAACCCTCTCAGGCAATGGTTGATCGCTTCCGTTCCACCTGAAGTAAATATGATAGAGGATGGTTTGCATTTTATGAAGGACCCTAGCTTTCTTTGAGCTTCTAAGAATAAGCCTTTGGCTTGTTGTCCAGCAGAATGTACACTGGAAGGATTTCCTGCGCCGGACGATAAGTAGGCTGCGACGGCTTCAATAACTTGAGGATCGCAAAATGTTGTCGAATTGTTATCTAAATAAATCTTATCTTTCATCTTCCTTTTGTACAGCCAACATCACCACTGTGATGTTATCGTATCCTCCGTGCGAAATAGCCTCATTAATCAACTGTTCAACCCCTTCCTCTGGGGTTTTCATATGGGCAATAATCTGTGCAATCGATTCGTCAGTCAGCATATCGGTTAACCCGTCGGTACACATAAGATAGAAGTCCCCTTCCTGAATATCTGCAGAATGGACATTCGGTTCTACGCTAGGCTCTGCTCCAATCGCTTTCGTGATGATATTCTTGTATAGGAAGTCGGAAGATTGGTATTCGGCAAGCTGGCCTTGGTCTAATAGCTCGCGCAGTAGCGAGTCATCGCGTGTTAACTGTTCTAAAGCTCCGTCGCGGAATCTGTAGATGCGGCTATCGCCCACGTTACCGTAGATGATACCATTTTCATTGATGTAGATGCAACAAAGCGTCGTTCCCATCCCCTTTAAATCGGGATTATTTTTTCCCATTTTATAGACGTGGTAGTTGGCAAGCTCTATCCCATGACGCAGTTCGCGCCGTATGCCGGACATACTGGAGCCATACTGGTGCTTCTTCTCTTCTATGACGCGACAGAGGGTTCTTACGGCTTCTCTCGCAGCAACTTCTCCAGCTTGGTGGCCGCCCATACCATCGGCGACGACATAAAAGCGAGAACTTGAGACGATTTCCCAAACATCTTCGTTATTCTGTCGGACTAGTCCTTTGTGGCTCATGCCACAGGCCTTGATTTTATACGGCATCAGATACACTGCCATAGTTGCCTGATTCAATAATCTTTACAAAAGCTTAACATACCAAAAGATTCCTTGCTAGAGTAAAGCTTTCTGAAAACAGTGCGTTTACGCCGTAGATTTAATTAACCTTAAATTACTATTAAATAGAGACTTAGACAACCTTCCTTATGTAAGAAATGAATTCCATTTACGTAAATTCCCTAGGGAAGCTATAGTAGCGCTATGTTATTCATTCCGGAATAGCTCAGCGGTAGAGCAGCGGACTGTTAATCCGTTGGTCGTAGGTTCGAATCCTACTTCCGGAGACTTTGAGATATAGGCAGTTACAGCGAGAGCAGTAACTGCCTTTTTTTTTGATGTGATTTCATGGACTTCACATGTGTCCCCATTCATTCGCTCGATTACTAGCAAATCTATGAATATAGACAATCGCGGTAGCGATGGTAAGTGTTAGCCTCGCGTGAAACAGAAGGCCGTCAGGCCTGGCGTGGAACGTGGGGATTGAGACAGTCAAATAAAATTTGCTGCGGAAGCAGTATAACAAGAAAACCATGACACATTCTTACAGAGTACATTTTTTTCATCTCATTTGGTCTACAAAACAACGACGTCCACTAATTACTAAAGAGCTTCAAACTCGCCTTTATCCATATCTTGGATCAATCGCTACAAACCATAATGGACGCCTTTTAGAAATCGGCGGAATGTCCGATCACGTACACCTACTCATTGAACTATCCAACATTGATAAATTTTCGCATTTTATCAGAGACCTAAAAGCTTCGTCTTCTCTTTGGGTACACAAAAATTTCTCTGGACTTGCAGATTTTGCTTGGCAAGAAGGTTACGGCTCATTTTCCGTAAGTTATTCCTCTCTTGATCAAGTAAAAAAAATATATTCAAAACCAGGACGAACATCATAAAAAAATATCTTTTGAAGAAGAATACAAAAAATTTCTGACTCTGCAAAAAATCAATTTCGACGAACGATTTGTTTTTGGATGAAATGTTTCGCTGCTACCGCAGCTCATGTTGTTTTGATCACATAATACCCCACGTTACACGTCAGGCCTAACGGCCTTCTGTTTCACGCGGGGCTAACTACTCTTATCGCTTCCGCGATAAACAAGCAATCACAACTGTGTGTAATAAAAGAGCACTAGGTCTGACGTGGAATGCGGGAGTGATAGCCAGTATAGCAGAGGCAGTAATGACGGAAATGGTGGGGATGCCGATTAAGTTGAATTAGCCGAAAGTTTTTCCTTTAAAAGTGCTAGAAGTTTTTCTTGCCCTCTTTGCTTAGCTGATTTTTTCAAAAAAGCATTCTGGGTAACTCTTGGGAGAAGCTGAGCCAGTCAAAAGTTCGAAGTGTACCCACTAGCTGGAGTCTATGAGATACAGGCAGTTACAGCGAGAGCCGTAACTGCTTTTTTTTTGATGTGATTTCATGGACTTCACATGTGTCCCCATTCATTCGCTCGATTACTAGCAAATCTATGAATATAGACAATCGCGGTAGCGATGGTAAGTGTTAGCCCCGCGTGAAGCAGAAGGCCGTCAGGCCTGGCGTGGAACGTGGGGATTGAGACAGTCAAATAAAATTTGCTGCGGAAGCAGCATAACAAGAAAACCATGACACATTCTTACAGAGTACATTTTTTCCATCTCATTTGGTCTACAAAACAACGACGTCCACTAATTACTAAAGAGGCTTCAAACTCGCCTTTATCCATATCTTGGATCAATCGTTACAAACCATAATGGACGCCTTTTAGAAATCGGCGGAATGTCCGATCACGTACACCTACTCATTGAACTATCCAATATTGATAAATTTTCGCATTTTATCAGAGACCTAAAAGCTTCGTCTTCTCTTTGGGTACACAAAAATTTCTCTGGACTTGCAGATTTTGCTTGGCAAGAAGGTTAAAGAGTTGCCGTTGGGAGCAAAGTTCTGGGATAGATTATTTTACTGCGGGTGAATTCATTGAACAAAATCCTTTTCTTAATCTATTCACCCATTCCCTTCTTTTATCATTGATATGTAACTCACGAATGATCAAAAATCGAAATGGCCGAGAACAACCCGGCGTGACACTCACCGTAGCTTGGAAGAACCTTATCCAGTATACACCCCCGCATCGTCCTTAACCCAACAGCACTTTAGCACAAAGGACATCATGACTTTCGGGCATGGCAGGTATCCAGTTGGACGGGTTGTGTCAAAACGCTGTTTCAAATGTTGCTAGAAATATTGTGTCGCAATATCGGGATATTAAATTGTTAGATAATACTAGCTATATTAATGGATTGGTTAAATATGATGTTATATCAAAAAATTGTAAATTTCATGAGAGATCAATTGCCAAATGCAATAATTGAACCGGAACTTCTGCAGAATCTGCGCGATCTCGACCTACAAGATAAACATTATATTTTGCGTAAAAGCTCTGAGATGCGGCATTTAGCCATCTTACAAGCTCTTATTGGCATGGAACCTAACCTTGACATTAATGACGCGGATTCACATGGAAATACGGCGCTCATATATGCTGCTGAAAACGGACACGAAGCTATCGTCCACTTCCTTTTATCCCAAGGTGCAGATCAATTTATCATTAATAAGGATGGTAGATCGGCTTTGAGTTTAGCTATGGAGAAAGAAAGCCTATCCACTTGTAGAACCCTTCTCCAAGCTGGAGTTAAACCCGAGAAACAAATGCTCCATCCATTTTTTCGCTACTCGCTGCATGATGGCCATGAAACGAAAATTTTGCCTTTTGTGAAATTATTTTTGGAGTTTCATCTCGATCCAAATGAACTTGATTCTAACGGAGAATCACTCTTAAGTAGAGCCGTACGAGCCAATGCCTCCAAAGGGATTATAGAAACACTCTTAACCTATAAAGCTAATTGTAATCTTGGGGATAGCAGTGGTATAACCCCTTTCCTTTACGCTTGTAAAAATGGACTTTTGGACACCGCAAAACTGTTGATTGAGCACGGTGCAGATGCTCTTAAATCTGATAAAAAAGGAAATTCATCTTTACTGTTCGCATGCCAAAACCAAAATCTTGAACTTGTGAGACTACTAGTGTCAATGGGTGTAGACATTGACCAACCCAATAAGGCCAAAGAAACTCCATTGATAATAGCGATAAAAAATCAGCAACAGGATATTGCAAAATTCTTGATCGATTCCAGTGCTAATGTAAATTTTGGAGATAAAAAAAAACTAACTCCTATCTATTTTGCAACCCTCAATCGCGACCGAACGCTTTGTCAGTGGCTTATAGAAAAAGGGGCTAAGCGCGAAGAGATGGAAGTTGCTGAAGCTACGCTCGATCCAATCCCAGTATTTAAATATTACGCCTTCGCTGAATTAAACAATGAAATTGAAAACACAAGCGAACCGTGTGATTGCTGTAAAAAAAGCCTAGGATATCTCCTTAAGAACCCGATTTTAACTAAGGATGAGGAAGAAAAGGTCGTTTGCCCATGGTGTGTTTCAAATGGAAAAGCTGCAAAAAAATTTAAGGTGAATGTAAATCGTGCTGAGATTGCCAATGAAGAAACGATTGAAAATCACCAAGCAATTGACGAACTAAGAAAAAACACACCCTCTTTTATAGCATGGCAGGGCGATGTGTGGCTTACCCATTGCAATCTCCCCTGTAAATATATTGGTAGAGTTGGCTGGGCGGAAATTCAGACACTTTATCCTCAATTGGAAATTGGTGAAATCACTTATAGTTTTAAAGGAGCCCCAACATTCCAACCCGTGGAAAAAACATCTGATCAAAAAGAATTCTTAATTTCTTCTCTTCGAAGGGAAGGTTCTTGTACTGGTTACTTATTTCAATGCATAACCTGTGAACAATATAAAATGTACTTTGATTCGAATTAATGCGTAAATCTGAGTGCTGCTTTTGCATAGCTAC
It includes:
- a CDS encoding CbrC family protein, with the protein product MMLYQKIVNFMRDQLPNAIIEPELLQNLRDLDLQDKHYILRKSSEMRHLAILQALIGMEPNLDINDADSHGNTALIYAAENGHEAIVHFLLSQGADQFIINKDGRSALSLAMEKESLSTCRTLLQAGVKPEKQMLHPFFRYSLHDGHETKILPFVKLFLEFHLDPNELDSNGESLLSRAVRANASKGIIETLLTYKANCNLGDSSGITPFLYACKNGLLDTAKLLIEHGADALKSDKKGNSSLLFACQNQNLELVRLLVSMGVDIDQPNKAKETPLIIAIKNQQQDIAKFLIDSSANVNFGDKKKLTPIYFATLNRDRTLCQWLIEKGAKREEMEVAEATLDPIPVFKYYAFAELNNEIENTSEPCDCCKKSLGYLLKNPILTKDEEEKVVCPWCVSNGKAAKKFKVNVNRAEIANEETIENHQAIDELRKNTPSFIAWQGDVWLTHCNLPCKYIGRVGWAEIQTLYPQLEIGEITYSFKGAPTFQPVEKTSDQKEFLISSLRREGSCTGYLFQCITCEQYKMYFDSN